One part of the Symphalangus syndactylus isolate Jambi chromosome 1, NHGRI_mSymSyn1-v2.1_pri, whole genome shotgun sequence genome encodes these proteins:
- the ANKRD13D gene encoding ankyrin repeat domain-containing protein 13D isoform X2: MASPGPTFPLHRLVWANRHRELEAALHSHQHDIEQEDPRGRTPLELAVSLGNLESVRVLLRHNANVGKENRQGWAVLQEAVSTGDPEMVQLVLQYRDYQRATQRLAGIPELLNKLRQAPDFYVEMKWEFTSWVPLVSKMCPSDVYRVWKRGESLRVDTSLLGFEHMTWQRGRRSFIFKGQEAGALVMEVDHDRQVVHVETLGLALQEPEALLAAMRPSEEHVASRLTSPIVSTHLDTRNVAFERNKCGIWGWRSEKMETVSGYEAKVYSATNVELVTRTRTEHLSDQDKSRSKAGKTPFQSFLGMAQQHSSHTGAPVQQAASPTNPTAISPEEYFDPSFSLESRNIGRPIEMSSKVQRFKATLWLSEEHPLSLGDQVTPIIDLMAISNAHFAKLRDFITLRLPPGFPVKIEIPLFHVLNARITFSNLCGCDEPLSSVWVPAPSSAVTASGNPFPCEVDPTVFEVPEGYSVLGTERSEPLRDEDDDLLQFAIQQSLLEAGTEAEQVTVWEALTNTRPGARPPPQATVYEEQLQLERALQESLRLSTEPRGPGSPPRTPPAPGPPSFEEQLRLALELSSREQEERERRGQQEEEDLQRILRLSLTEH, translated from the exons ATGGCCAGCCCGGGCCCCACCTTCCCGCTGCACCGGCTCGTCTGGGCGAACCGGCATCGCGAACTGGAGGCCGCACTGCACAGCCACCAG CACGACATTGAACAGGAGGACCCCCGCGGGCGGACCCCACTGGAGCTGGCCGTGTCTCTGGGAAACCTGGAGTCCGTGAGAGTGCTCCTTCGACACAATGCCAACGTGGGCAAAGAGAACCGCCAGGGCTGGGCAG TCCTGCAGGAGGCAGTCAGCACTGGAGACCCGGAGATGGTGCAGCTGGTGCTCCAGTATCGGGACTACCAGAGGGCCACGCAGAGGCTGGCGGGCATTCCGGAACTGCTCAACAAACTTCGCCAG GCCCCTGATTTCTACGTGGAGATGAAGTGGGAGTTCACCAGCTGGG TGCCCCTTGTGTCCAAGATGTGCCCAAGTGATGTGTACCGCGTGTGGAAGCGGGGTGAGAGCTTGCGAGTAGACACCAGTCTCCTGGGCTTCGAGCACATGACCTGGCAGCGGGGCCGGAGGAGCTTCATCTTCAAGGGCCAGG AGGCAGGAGCCCTGGTGATGGAGGTGGACCATGACCGGCAGGTGGTGCATGTGGAGACGCTGGGGCTCGCTCTGCAGGAGCCCGAAGCACTGCTGGCCGCCATGCGGCCCAGCGAGGAGCATGTGGCCAGTCGCCTCACCTCTCCTATCGTCTCCACCCACCTGGACACTCGTAATGTGGCCTTTGAGAG GAACAAATGTGGTATCTGGGGCTGGCGGTCTGAGAAGATGGAAACTGTTAGCGGCtacgaggccaag GTGTACAGTGCCACCAACGTGGAGCTGGTGACACGCACACGCACGGAGCACCTCTCTGATCAGGACAAGTCAAGGAGCAAAG CGGGGAAGACTCCGTTCCAGTCCTTCCTGGGGATGGCCCAGCAGCATTCCTCCCACACCGGG GCCCCCGTGCAGCAGGCAGCCAGCCCCACCAACCCCACAGCCATCTCCCCTGAGGAGTACTTCGACCCCAGCTTCAGCCTGGAGTCACGGAACATAGGCCGCCCCATCGAGATGTCCAGCAAAGTACAGAG GTTCAAGGCAACATTGTGGCTGAGTGAAGAGCACCCGCTCTCCCTGGGTGACCAGGTGACGCCCATCATCGACCTAATGGCCATCAGCAACGCTCACTTTGCCAAGCTGCGCGACTTCATCACCCTGCGCCTTCCACCTGGCTTCCCCGTCAAAATTG AGATTCCCCTTTTCCACGTGCTGAATGCCCGCATCACCTTCAGCAACCTGTGTGGCTGTGACGAGCCCCTGAGCTCCGTGTGGGTGCCGGCCCCCAGCTCTGCTGTCACCGCGTCAG GGAACCCTTTCCCGTGCGAGGTGGATCCCACCGTGTTTGAAGTGCCCGAGGGGTACAGTGTGCTGGGCACGGAGCGCAGCGAGCCCCTCCGAGACGAGGATGATGACCTCCTGCAGTTCGCCATCCAGCAGAGCCTGCTTGAAGCGGGCACTGAGGCGGAGCAG GTGACCGTCTGGGAAGCCCTGACCAACACCCGGCCCGGTGCCCGTCCTCCTCCCCAGGCCACGGTTTATGAGGAACAGCTTCAGCTGGAGCG GGCCCTCCAGGAAAGCCTGCGGCTGTCCACAGAGCCCAGGGGCCCAGGATCCCCTCCCAGGACACCCCCAGCCCCCGGCCCACCCAGCTTTGAAGAGCAGCTGCGCCTGGCCCTGGAGTTGTCTTCACGGGAGCAGGAGGAGCGGGagcggcgcgggcagcaggaggaggaggacttACAGCGGATCCTGCGGCTGTCACTCACCGAGCACTGA
- the ANKRD13D gene encoding ankyrin repeat domain-containing protein 13D isoform X1, whose translation MASPGPTFPLHRLVWANRHRELEAALHSHQHDIEQEDPRGRTPLELAVSLGNLESVRVLLRHNANVGKENRQGWAVLQEAVSTGDPEMVQLVLQYRDYQRATQRLAGIPELLNKLRQAPDFYVEMKWEFTSWVPLVSKMCPSDVYRVWKRGESLRVDTSLLGFEHMTWQRGRRSFIFKGQEAGALVMEVDHDRQVVHVETLGLALQEPEALLAAMRPSEEHVASRLTSPIVSTHLDTRNVAFERNKCGIWGWRSEKMETVSGYEAKVYSATNVELVTRTRTEHLSDQDKSRSKAGKTPFQSFLGMAQQHSSHTGAPVQQAASPTNPTAISPEEYFDPSFSLESRNIGRPIEMSSKVQRFKATLWLSEEHPLSLGDQVTPIIDLMAISNAHFAKLRDFITLRLPPGFPVKIEIPLFHVLNARITFSNLCGCDEPLSSVWVPAPSSAVTASGNPFPCEVDPTVFEVPEGYSVLGTERSEPLRDEDDDLLQFAIQQSLLEAGTEAEQVTVWEALTNTRPGARPPPQATVYEEQLQLERKACGCPQSPGAQDPLPGHPQPPAHPALKSSCAWPWSCLHGSRRSGSGAGSRRRRTYSGSCGCHSPSTEPQPREGWPGHSLPAFVIYLFINSLLLSLGPGAPGMGRQGRLRWK comes from the exons ATGGCCAGCCCGGGCCCCACCTTCCCGCTGCACCGGCTCGTCTGGGCGAACCGGCATCGCGAACTGGAGGCCGCACTGCACAGCCACCAG CACGACATTGAACAGGAGGACCCCCGCGGGCGGACCCCACTGGAGCTGGCCGTGTCTCTGGGAAACCTGGAGTCCGTGAGAGTGCTCCTTCGACACAATGCCAACGTGGGCAAAGAGAACCGCCAGGGCTGGGCAG TCCTGCAGGAGGCAGTCAGCACTGGAGACCCGGAGATGGTGCAGCTGGTGCTCCAGTATCGGGACTACCAGAGGGCCACGCAGAGGCTGGCGGGCATTCCGGAACTGCTCAACAAACTTCGCCAG GCCCCTGATTTCTACGTGGAGATGAAGTGGGAGTTCACCAGCTGGG TGCCCCTTGTGTCCAAGATGTGCCCAAGTGATGTGTACCGCGTGTGGAAGCGGGGTGAGAGCTTGCGAGTAGACACCAGTCTCCTGGGCTTCGAGCACATGACCTGGCAGCGGGGCCGGAGGAGCTTCATCTTCAAGGGCCAGG AGGCAGGAGCCCTGGTGATGGAGGTGGACCATGACCGGCAGGTGGTGCATGTGGAGACGCTGGGGCTCGCTCTGCAGGAGCCCGAAGCACTGCTGGCCGCCATGCGGCCCAGCGAGGAGCATGTGGCCAGTCGCCTCACCTCTCCTATCGTCTCCACCCACCTGGACACTCGTAATGTGGCCTTTGAGAG GAACAAATGTGGTATCTGGGGCTGGCGGTCTGAGAAGATGGAAACTGTTAGCGGCtacgaggccaag GTGTACAGTGCCACCAACGTGGAGCTGGTGACACGCACACGCACGGAGCACCTCTCTGATCAGGACAAGTCAAGGAGCAAAG CGGGGAAGACTCCGTTCCAGTCCTTCCTGGGGATGGCCCAGCAGCATTCCTCCCACACCGGG GCCCCCGTGCAGCAGGCAGCCAGCCCCACCAACCCCACAGCCATCTCCCCTGAGGAGTACTTCGACCCCAGCTTCAGCCTGGAGTCACGGAACATAGGCCGCCCCATCGAGATGTCCAGCAAAGTACAGAG GTTCAAGGCAACATTGTGGCTGAGTGAAGAGCACCCGCTCTCCCTGGGTGACCAGGTGACGCCCATCATCGACCTAATGGCCATCAGCAACGCTCACTTTGCCAAGCTGCGCGACTTCATCACCCTGCGCCTTCCACCTGGCTTCCCCGTCAAAATTG AGATTCCCCTTTTCCACGTGCTGAATGCCCGCATCACCTTCAGCAACCTGTGTGGCTGTGACGAGCCCCTGAGCTCCGTGTGGGTGCCGGCCCCCAGCTCTGCTGTCACCGCGTCAG GGAACCCTTTCCCGTGCGAGGTGGATCCCACCGTGTTTGAAGTGCCCGAGGGGTACAGTGTGCTGGGCACGGAGCGCAGCGAGCCCCTCCGAGACGAGGATGATGACCTCCTGCAGTTCGCCATCCAGCAGAGCCTGCTTGAAGCGGGCACTGAGGCGGAGCAG GTGACCGTCTGGGAAGCCCTGACCAACACCCGGCCCGGTGCCCGTCCTCCTCCCCAGGCCACGGTTTATGAGGAACAGCTTCAGCTGGAGCG GAAAGCCTGCGGCTGTCCACAGAGCCCAGGGGCCCAGGATCCCCTCCCAGGACACCCCCAGCCCCCGGCCCACCCAGCTTTGAAGAGCAGCTGCGCCTGGCCCTGGAGTTGTCTTCACGGGAGCAGGAGGAGCGGGagcggcgcgggcagcaggaggaggaggacttACAGCGGATCCTGCGGCTGTCACTCACCGAGCACTGAGCCACAGCCCCGGGAGGGCTGGCCAGGCCACTCCCTGCCCgcttttgtaatttatttatttataaactctCTGCTGCTGAGCTTGGGGCCTGGAGCCCCAGGAATGGGCAGGCAGGGGAGACTGAGATGGAAATAA